The DNA region TCGACCTCTCGATGCCGGGGATCAGCGGCTTCTCCGGCCTGATCTATCTGCGCGCTCAATATCCCGCGATCCCCGTCGTCATCGTCTCCGCCAGTGACGACATCGGAACCATCCGCCGCTCGCTCGATTTCGGTGCCTCCGGTTTCATCCCAAAGCGCTTCGGCGTCGAGACGTTGCGCGATGCCATCATGAAAGTGATGGAGGGTGACGTCTGGGTTCCGCCGGACACCGATCTCTCTGCCGCCGGCGATCCCGAGATGACGCGGCTCCGCGATCGCCTGGTGACGCTGACCCCGCAGCAGGTGCGGGTGCTGATGATGCTGTCGGAGGGGCTGCTCAACAAGCAGATCGCCTACGAGCTCGGCGTCTCCGAAGCGACCATCAAGGCCCATGTCTCGGCGATCCTGCAGAAGCTCGGCGTCGAAAGCCGCACCCAAGCCGTGATCGCCGCCGCCAAGATCGCCGGCGGCCAATGGC from Bradyrhizobium genosp. L includes:
- a CDS encoding response regulator transcription factor, which produces MTAAVHTHLVIADDHPLFRDALRQAVGSVVSSATISEAGSFEDLTALLERDSEVDLILLDLSMPGISGFSGLIYLRAQYPAIPVVIVSASDDIGTIRRSLDFGASGFIPKRFGVETLRDAIMKVMEGDVWVPPDTDLSAAGDPEMTRLRDRLVTLTPQQVRVLMMLSEGLLNKQIAYELGVSEATIKAHVSAILQKLGVESRTQAVIAAAKIAGGQWRQGTPST